A DNA window from Engystomops pustulosus chromosome 10, aEngPut4.maternal, whole genome shotgun sequence contains the following coding sequences:
- the LOC140105205 gene encoding retinol dehydrogenase 8-like: MALKNVLVTGCSSGIGLAIAAKLAKDEQRRFKVFATMRNLAKQDDLVKAAEDCVGKTLEVKQLDVCSEESIRDCVNSIPDRRVDILVSNAGVGLIGPIECQSIEEMKTVMDTNFFGLVRLLKEILPDMKKRKNGHIVIISSVMGIQGILFNDVYAASKFAVEGFCESLAIQALKFKLQLSLIEPGPVITEFERKVFEDGMKMDLSAADKETADMFTNVYLKNYKSIFQSLGQTAEDVAEHTLKIILAENPPFRHQTNNLYTPMTTLKYADPNGDLPIDTFYKMVFQHDKIFNASLNFIKLLRWRSKKSFDLGKPQS, from the exons ATGGCTCTGAAGAACGTCCTCGTTACAGGATGCTCATCAGGAATAGGTCTGGCCATCGCTGCCAAGCTAGCCAAGGACGAGCAGAGGAGATTTAAAG ttttcGCAACAATGAGAAACCTGGCAAAGCAGGATGACCTGGTGAAGGCAGCAGAAGACTGTGTGGGGAAGACACTGGAGGTCAAACAGCTGGACGTGTGCAGCGAGGAGTCCATCAGGGACTGCGTCAACAGCATCCCAGACCGAAGAGTGGACATTTTAG TCAGCAACGCAGGAGTTGGCCTTATTGGACCCATTGAATGCCAAAGCATCGAAGAGATGAAAACTGTGATGGATACAAATTTCTTTGGACTGGTCAGACTACTGAAGGAAATCTTACCAGATatgaagaagaggaagaatggTCACATAGTTATCATTAGCAGTGTGATGGGAATTCAAG GTATCTTGTTTAATGATGTCTATGCTGCCTCCAAATTTGCGGTTGAAGGGTTCTGTGAAAGCCTCGCCATCCAGGCACTGAAATTCAAGCTCca GTTGAGCCTCATTGAGCCAGGTCCGGTGATCACAGAGTTTGAAAGGAAAGTTTTTGAGGATGGAATGAAGATGGACCTTTCTGCAGCAGATAAGGAGACTGCTGACATGTTTACTAATGTCTATCTAAAAAACTACAAATCCATCTTCCAAAGCTTGGGTCAGACAGCCGAGGACGTGGCAGAG CACACATTGAAGATCATTTTGGCTGAAAACCCACCATTCCGTCACCAGACAAACAATCTCTACACACCGATGACAACTCTAAAATATGCCGATCCTAATGGCGACCTACCCATCGATACCTTCTACAAAATGGTCTTTCAGCACGACAAAATCTTCAACGCCAGCCTTAACTTCATCAAactgctgaggtggaggagtaaaAAGAGCTTCGACCTGGGGAAACCCCAATCATAA
- the DR1 gene encoding protein Dr1 — MIDMASSSGNDDDLTIPRAAINKMIKETLPSVRVANDARELVVNCCTEFIHLISSEANEICNKSEKKTISPEHVIQALESLGFGSYISEVKEVLQECKTVALKRRQANSRLENLGIPEEELLRQQQELFAKARQQQAELAQQEWLQMQQAAQQAQLAAASASATNQAGSSQDEEDDDI, encoded by the exons ATGAT AGACATGGCCTCCTCCTCCGGTAACGATGACGACCTGACCATCCCCCGGGCCGCCATCAACAAGATGATCAAAGAGACTCTGCCCAGTGTCCGGGTGGCCAACGATGCCCGGGAGCTGGTGGTCAACTGCTGCACCGAATTCATCCACCTCATCTCCTCCGAGGCCAATGAGATCTGCAACAAGTCTGAGAAGAAGACCATCTCCCCTGAGCATGTCATCCAAG CTCTTGAAAGCTTGGGCTTTGGTTCCTACATCAGCGAGGTAAAAGAAGTGCTGCAAGAGTGCAAAACGGTAGCGTTAAAAAGAAGGCAGGCAAATTCTCGCCTAGAAAATCTCGGCATTCCAGAAGAAGAGCTTCTTAGGCAGCAGCAGGAGTTGTTTGCAAAA GCAAGACAGCAACAAGCAGAACTAGCGCAGCAGGAATGGCTACAAATGCAGCAAGCCGCTCAGCAGGCGCAGCTGGCAGCAGCCTCCGCTAGTGCTACCAACCAGGCAGGTTCCTCCCAGGACGAGGAAGATGACGATATCTGA